The DNA segment TATCAGGTGCTGCTGGTGGACTATCGCGGGTATGGCTTGTCGGAGGGTGAACCGAGCCTGCCGGCGATCTATCAGGACATCGACGCCGCGTTCGCCTGGCTGGATCAGGCGCCCGAGGTCAAAGGCAAGCCGCTGATCCTGCTCGGTCAGAGCCTCGGCGGCTCGATGGCTGTGCATTGGCTGGCGCAGCACCCCGAGCGGCAAAAACAGCTCAAGGCTTTCGTGCTCGATGGTGTGCCCGCCAGTTACCGCAGCGTCGGCCAGTACGCCCTCAGCACCTCATGGCTGACCTGGCCGTTCCAGGTGCCGCTGTCGTGGCTGGTGCCGGACGGCGACAGCGCCATCCACTCGATGCCGCAGCTCAAGGGCGTGCCGAAACTGATCTTTCACAGCATCGACGACCCACTGGTGCCAATGTCCAACGCCATCCGCCTGTATCAGGCAGCGCCGCCACCGCGTGTGCTGCAACTGACCCGCGGCGGCCACGTGCAGACCTTCGGCGACCCGGTCTGGCGCCAGGTGATGCTGCGTTATCTGGAAGACCCCGAGCATTTCAACGGCCTGCGCCGCCTCGGCGAGATCCCGAACTACCCGCAACCCCCGAATTCTGAAAATGAGAGTCCGCAATGACTGAAGAACGTAACGCCATCCCGCTGATCATCACCGGTATCTGCAGCATCCTCGGCACGGTTGGGGCGCTGTGGTACTACGGCTACCTGCACTTCGCCAAACCCGAGGATGCGCTGCTGCTCAACGAATTCACCATGCTCAAGACCGTGCCGGGTGAAGATT comes from the Pseudomonas sp. RSB 5.4 genome and includes:
- a CDS encoding alpha/beta hydrolase, whose protein sequence is MRILGILCLLLTLSGCSSLLFYPEPGQIFTPEKAKLEYRTVTLVTADGLKLNAWWLPAKPGVEVKGTVLHLHGNGGNLPMHLGGSWWLPKNGYQVLLVDYRGYGLSEGEPSLPAIYQDIDAAFAWLDQAPEVKGKPLILLGQSLGGSMAVHWLAQHPERQKQLKAFVLDGVPASYRSVGQYALSTSWLTWPFQVPLSWLVPDGDSAIHSMPQLKGVPKLIFHSIDDPLVPMSNAIRLYQAAPPPRVLQLTRGGHVQTFGDPVWRQVMLRYLEDPEHFNGLRRLGEIPNYPQPPNSENESPQ